Proteins from one Impatiens glandulifera chromosome 2, dImpGla2.1, whole genome shotgun sequence genomic window:
- the LOC124926078 gene encoding cysteine protease XCP1-like encodes MSFSFQPKFILSISSLSIVLLACSALAHRDFSIVDVSPEDLTSIDRLIELFESWMDKHGKIYESIEEKLNRFELFKDNLKHIVERNKEVTNYWLGLTPFADLSHDEFKRNYLGLKLDLTNRRSVSSHEPADFTYEDVFDIPKSVDWRKKGAVTPVKNQGSCGSCWAFSTVAAVEGIHQITTGNLTSLSEQELIDCDTSFDNGCNGGLMDHAFQYIIDNGGLHKEEDYPYLMEEGTCEGKKEELEVVTITGYQDVPHNNESSLLKALANQPLSVAIEASSRDFQFYSGGVYDGHCGTALDHGVTAVGYGSSKGLDYITVKNSWGSKWGEKGFIRMKRNTGKPQGLCGINKMASYPIKKN; translated from the exons ATGAGTTTTTCATTCCAACCCAAGTTCATCCTTTCGATCTCTTCCCTCTCCATCGTGCTCCTTGCCTGCTCGGCCTTAGCTCATCGCGATTTTTCGATCGTCGATGTTTCCCCCGAGGACCTTACCTCCATCGATAGGCTCATTGAACTCTTCGAGTCATGGATGGACAAACACGGGAAGATTTACGAGAGCATTGAGGAGAAGTTGAATCGGTTCGAGCTCTTTAAAGATAACTTGAAGCATATAGTAGAAAGGAACAAAGAAGTTACCAACTATTGGCTTGGATTAACCCCATTCGCGGACTTAAGCCATGACGAGTTCAAAAGAAACTACCTTGGCCTCAAACTAGACCTCACCAACCGAAGAAGTGTGTCTAGTCATGAGCCGGCCGACTTCACTTATGAGGATGTCTTTGATATACCAAAGTCGGTAGATTGGAGGAAGAAAGGTGCGGTTACTCCGGTCAAGAACCAAGGTTCATGTG GGAGTTGTTGGGCATTCTCCACGGTGGCTGCTGTCGAAGGAATACACCAAATCACGACAGGGAACTTGACATCTCTATCGGAGCAAGAACTGATTGATTGTGACACATCCTTCGATAACGGCTGCAATGGAGGCCTAATGGATCACGCGTTTCAATACATTATCGATAATGGGGGACTTCACAAGGAGGAAGATTACCCCTACCTTATGGAGGAAGGCACTTGTGAAGGCAAAAAG GAGGAGTTGGAGGTTGTTACTATAACCGGATACCAAGATGTGCCACATAACAACGAGTCGAGCCTCCTCAAGGCACTCGCTAACCAGCCTCTCAGCGTGGCTATCGAGGCCTCGAGTAGGGATTTTCAATTCTATAGTGGG GGAGTTTATGATGGGCATTGTGGGACAGCGCTCGATCATGGGGTGACGGCAGTTGGATATGGGTCGAGCAAGGGGCTAGATTACATAACCGTGAAGAACTCGTGGGGATCAAAGTGGGGCGAAAAAGGGTTCATAAGGATGAAGAGAAACACAGGCAAGCCTCAAGGATTATGTGGTATCAACAAAATGGCATCTTATCCAATCAAGAAGAATTGA